One window of Thermococcus sp. JdF3 genomic DNA carries:
- a CDS encoding MATE family efflux transporter — MKGEKIQRMRDQILNGPIEKTLLILAGPLIVNNLVQVVYNITDTFWLGKLGREALSAPGTVWPIIGTLMALGMGFTTAGFAFVGQYIGAEEYEKANRSAGALYSLMTFFSVATAVTALLILPYALHFMRVSENVYPYSLTYATVVFLGLPFSFAFMAFGALMRAAGDTKTPVKITLLTVLINIILDPLFIFGWLGFPELGVAGAALATVIANVVGAAIGLYLLFTDRVGISLRVESLKPDFEFYGKLFRVGLPSSIGQSANSFGFVILTRIIFGFGDVTYAAYTITTRLVNFLTGISRGISMAMGTMIAQNVGAENYGRAKKIAERTMVINFAIASLAIAVIGLFRVEIFRFFLNDPAVIKESEIVLKYFLISVPFFNGIFIVVNRTFSSAGHTKKSMALGIFRLWGLRIPLSYAFGYIGAITVLGITIPLAELFDFTSKGVFFGMGMSNFIAAIVALAWFLRGTWMMRIIEDQSKN, encoded by the coding sequence ATGAAGGGTGAGAAAATCCAGAGAATGAGGGACCAGATACTGAACGGTCCGATAGAGAAAACCCTCCTAATCCTCGCGGGACCGCTCATAGTGAACAACCTGGTTCAGGTCGTGTACAACATAACGGACACCTTCTGGCTGGGAAAACTCGGAAGGGAGGCACTCTCAGCACCCGGAACCGTATGGCCGATAATAGGAACGCTGATGGCCCTTGGAATGGGTTTCACAACGGCGGGCTTCGCCTTCGTCGGGCAGTACATCGGGGCGGAGGAGTACGAGAAAGCTAACCGTTCAGCGGGGGCGCTCTATTCACTCATGACGTTCTTCTCGGTCGCGACGGCCGTGACGGCCCTCCTGATTCTCCCTTACGCCCTCCACTTTATGCGCGTGAGCGAGAACGTGTACCCCTACTCCCTGACCTACGCCACGGTGGTTTTCCTGGGCCTCCCCTTCTCATTCGCGTTTATGGCCTTTGGTGCCCTCATGAGGGCCGCGGGCGACACAAAGACGCCCGTCAAGATAACGCTCCTCACCGTGCTGATAAACATAATCCTGGATCCCCTATTCATCTTCGGCTGGCTGGGCTTTCCGGAGCTCGGCGTGGCGGGGGCGGCGCTGGCGACCGTCATAGCCAACGTCGTGGGAGCGGCCATTGGACTCTACCTCCTCTTCACGGACCGCGTTGGGATAAGCCTGAGGGTTGAGAGCCTCAAGCCAGACTTTGAATTTTACGGAAAGCTCTTCCGAGTCGGCCTCCCATCGAGTATAGGCCAGTCCGCAAACAGCTTTGGATTCGTGATACTCACGAGAATCATCTTCGGCTTCGGCGACGTCACCTACGCGGCCTACACCATAACCACCCGCCTCGTGAACTTCCTGACGGGCATATCGAGGGGTATAAGCATGGCGATGGGAACCATGATAGCCCAGAACGTCGGGGCGGAGAACTACGGGAGGGCAAAGAAGATAGCGGAGAGGACGATGGTCATAAACTTCGCCATAGCCAGCCTTGCCATAGCCGTCATCGGACTCTTCCGCGTCGAGATATTCCGGTTTTTCCTCAACGATCCCGCCGTTATTAAGGAGAGCGAGATTGTCCTGAAGTACTTCCTGATCTCCGTGCCATTCTTCAACGGCATCTTCATAGTCGTGAACAGAACCTTCAGCTCCGCAGGCCATACCAAGAAGAGCATGGCCCTCGGGATATTCCGCCTCTGGGGACTGAGGATTCCCCTCAGCTACGCCTTCGGCTACATAGGGGCCATCACAGTCCTGGGAATCACGATACCTCTCGCGGAGCTCTTCGACTTCACGAGCAAGGGTGTGTTCTTCGGCATGGGTATGAGCAACTTCATAGCGGCGATAGTGGCCCTTGCCTGGTTCCTGCGCGGCACCTGGATGATGCGCATCATCGAGGATCAGTCAAAAAACTGA
- a CDS encoding MATE family efflux transporter, which produces MRREVEAMREQIISGPIARTLIVLAYPLIVNQLVQVLYNLTDTYWLGKLGREELAAPGTAWPLVWFFMAIGMGFATAGFAFVSQYVGAREYDKANRAAGALYSLMMLFAIGVGIFGVVSAPYLLEFMNVSDTVYPYALNYTRVIFAGIPFAFTLFAFNFLLRAIGDTKTPVKINIATVLLNLVLDPFLIFGWGPFPELGVVGAAVATMFSNSLGSLVGGYLLFKGKVGIHLTVEGLKPDWEFYKRIFRVGIPSSIGSSTTALGFVILTRIIFTLGGQFGDADVAFATYSITNRLTNFMFAFSDGISMAMGTMVGQTVGAKLYERAKTIAEKTMAINFAILSVGTLLFALFRVQIFSFFINDPAIIAESAKVVKYFSASLPFFGIFSAVNNVFQSSGHTKKSMVLSMLRLWGLRLPLSYGLGLLVKDTAGMWLGMGLSNVLGAIVALAWFLTGSWMSRIIEEKG; this is translated from the coding sequence ATGAGGCGTGAAGTAGAGGCAATGCGAGAGCAGATCATCAGCGGACCCATAGCCAGAACCCTCATCGTATTAGCCTATCCTCTAATCGTAAACCAGCTCGTTCAGGTTCTCTACAACCTCACTGACACCTACTGGCTCGGAAAGCTCGGGAGGGAGGAGTTAGCTGCTCCGGGAACGGCGTGGCCCCTCGTCTGGTTCTTCATGGCCATAGGGATGGGGTTCGCCACGGCGGGCTTCGCCTTCGTCAGCCAGTACGTCGGGGCCAGAGAGTACGATAAGGCCAACCGCGCGGCGGGAGCACTCTACTCCCTCATGATGCTCTTCGCGATTGGAGTTGGGATATTCGGCGTCGTCTCCGCCCCGTATCTCCTCGAGTTCATGAACGTGAGCGATACCGTCTATCCCTACGCACTCAACTACACCCGCGTCATCTTCGCTGGAATACCCTTCGCCTTCACGCTCTTCGCCTTCAACTTCCTCCTGAGGGCTATAGGCGACACAAAAACACCGGTCAAGATAAACATAGCCACCGTGCTTCTTAATTTGGTCCTGGATCCCTTCCTAATATTCGGCTGGGGGCCGTTTCCGGAGCTTGGAGTCGTCGGTGCTGCCGTAGCCACGATGTTCTCCAACAGCCTCGGCTCGCTCGTTGGCGGATACCTCCTCTTCAAGGGAAAGGTGGGAATACACCTCACGGTCGAGGGCCTCAAGCCGGACTGGGAGTTCTACAAGCGCATCTTCCGCGTAGGCATACCCTCGAGCATAGGCTCGTCCACCACCGCCCTCGGCTTCGTCATCCTCACCAGGATAATCTTCACCCTGGGCGGCCAGTTCGGAGACGCCGACGTGGCCTTCGCGACCTACTCCATAACCAACAGGCTGACGAACTTCATGTTCGCCTTCTCGGACGGAATAAGCATGGCCATGGGTACGATGGTCGGCCAGACCGTTGGGGCGAAGCTCTACGAGAGGGCCAAAACCATAGCTGAGAAGACAATGGCGATAAACTTTGCCATCCTGAGCGTTGGGACGCTCCTCTTCGCCCTCTTCAGGGTTCAGATATTCAGCTTCTTCATCAACGACCCCGCGATAATAGCGGAGAGCGCAAAGGTCGTCAAGTACTTCTCCGCATCGCTGCCCTTCTTCGGCATATTCTCGGCGGTGAACAACGTGTTCCAGAGCTCGGGACACACCAAGAAGAGCATGGTGCTGAGCATGCTCCGCCTCTGGGGGCTGAGGCTTCCCCTCAGCTACGGCCTCGGGCTTCTGGTTAAGGACACCGCCGGAATGTGGCTGGGAATGGGCCTGAGCAACGTTCTGGGGGCTATAGTGGCCCTCGCCTGGTTCCTGACCGGGAGCTGGATGAGCCGCATCATAGAGGAAAAGGGGTAG
- a CDS encoding S8 family serine peptidase — translation MNRKALSLLIVVVMLLSAIPAALSVPAVAATPVQQGESPQQVTAEAPSNFIPGEVLQKEIQKVLEGSGKTVRLIVAPDRDHEIEVYNTLKKLGRIDPISKPEFQFIVVEMPASNVEKLAEIPGILHVWKDEMVKLQEPVAPEVGMGDVRPTIQDPKLPDMFMSVFKIHAYDTWINHGVLGDNVTVAVLDTGIDVGHPFLQVTLDGRPKIIDIYDASDEGLVEIYYSTNTTSGGYIAVDKNVTLFWGAYAPYYGHDAYYTNYTMGTYYVGNITGDDYYIGLLPERYFDFNNLSGNAPPDYYGVSPYIFGNLSDVYPVLIVNQSGNFVAYIDFNLDNNFTDDQPMGVFDLTHDYVTVNSTKVNIAFQGFYGDFAYFMWDAHGHGTHVSGTVAGVPLPNDPVFNGTFTGLPAYGVAPNAQLMEVKVLPGEFGFGATSWIISGMIYAASNGADVISMSLGGGGEINDGIESPENFYVNLLTNKYGVTFAIAAGNEGPTTNTVHSPGDSDLAITVGNYVDNERESFWYGVDMGIISGPAMSSSRGPRDDGMLDPDVMAPGTDIFSSLPMWYTALYGNPYRYYGIWSGTSMATPHVSGAVALMVSYAKQHNITYNPIMLKRVLELSAKPVNGTLIDQGFGLIQVDKAIEELENLSQEPTTYIFAGTTYTGFKNPIGVPTIPISLAYVDSNGYFQNVFGFPYLYRGVYIRNEYPGSVPIYFYPMDYVQDYGLNYTASEKVYKISTNVDWIIPNTTEVVAGNVTFGRFSINIDYSKLQKSGTYVGLVYIDDPDTSYIDGYVAVTVDIPVNPNGESHAKLSDTEKPGEAKHYFVKIPRGTRELRVTLRVPADANGTPMGRTTLLIARPLGEVVASYVPGYYYVGANPAGNVYEYTWVVPDPVEGTWEITAYSSIFAKYWSGYDTSQYEIEVSLSSVSVTPEIVYRDVKGPINTTVQATFTNGYTTFNASVTGYGMGRLDLAPGQIRNVSQDEWDLVGALYVDPTTYFIRFGITQPEDPTADLDLYVYYFPTLEDLINFTNYVEYTDQIGPTSDEVFEQFMPEPGYYLVKVYGWDTAGYDPIHYTFYYQMLNDTGDVSVDSTPFEFAQGASMNVNAEVSLHDNGTYLGVIGLTNIETNNVLTYVPLVMQVGQPSMTMIVSDNATLGKMSVLQIKLIDPVTGKAIHSPTKVVINGRPYYTDNGYVVMYFVPTSTEETFDVQAINEMYMDIVTTIKVKAAEPFTETVKSTKDISSSIVEGNATIIKEPEVKGTTVTLTVNGTTNTTSTVMVVLPKGAEVTQINVEPEGHLVDWWTEDGEKATYLFVKVRFASPVTVSVKYSMPPKISIPTLNFLGYRYYHMYLQQFNELYQKALELGVDNETLQEALSYNETAAEYYKTAEEIAGGNLLINLGDIKLLLPLRQAYLHEMKAVKILQKAVEEIENSEG, via the coding sequence ATGAATCGGAAGGCCTTGAGTCTTTTGATTGTTGTAGTGATGCTACTCTCTGCAATTCCAGCGGCGTTATCAGTGCCGGCAGTGGCGGCGACACCGGTGCAGCAGGGCGAGAGTCCCCAGCAGGTCACGGCAGAGGCCCCCAGCAATTTCATACCCGGGGAGGTACTTCAGAAGGAAATTCAAAAGGTTCTGGAGGGTAGCGGGAAGACGGTGCGCCTTATAGTGGCGCCAGACAGGGACCATGAAATTGAGGTTTACAACACCCTCAAGAAACTCGGACGCATCGACCCCATTAGCAAACCTGAGTTCCAGTTCATAGTTGTTGAAATGCCGGCTTCGAACGTTGAAAAGCTCGCCGAGATACCCGGAATTCTGCACGTCTGGAAGGACGAGATGGTGAAGCTCCAGGAGCCCGTTGCTCCGGAGGTTGGAATGGGCGATGTCAGGCCCACAATTCAGGATCCCAAGCTCCCTGACATGTTCATGAGCGTCTTCAAGATCCACGCCTATGACACCTGGATCAACCACGGTGTTCTCGGTGACAACGTCACCGTGGCCGTTCTTGACACCGGAATTGACGTTGGCCACCCCTTCCTCCAGGTCACCCTTGACGGAAGGCCGAAGATAATCGACATATACGACGCAAGTGACGAGGGACTTGTTGAGATCTACTACTCCACCAACACCACCTCTGGAGGTTACATAGCCGTCGATAAGAATGTCACCCTGTTCTGGGGAGCCTACGCCCCTTACTACGGCCATGATGCATATTACACAAACTACACCATGGGGACATACTACGTTGGAAACATCACCGGTGACGACTACTACATAGGCCTTCTCCCGGAGAGGTACTTCGACTTTAACAATCTATCTGGAAACGCTCCTCCGGATTATTATGGAGTTTCCCCCTACATATTTGGAAACCTCAGCGACGTCTATCCGGTCCTCATAGTGAACCAGAGCGGAAACTTCGTCGCGTACATCGACTTCAACCTTGACAACAACTTCACCGATGACCAGCCTATGGGAGTGTTCGATCTCACCCACGACTACGTCACGGTCAATTCCACCAAGGTGAACATTGCCTTCCAGGGCTTCTATGGCGACTTCGCGTACTTTATGTGGGACGCCCACGGACACGGAACCCACGTCAGCGGTACCGTTGCCGGGGTTCCCCTGCCCAATGATCCGGTCTTCAATGGTACATTCACTGGACTCCCCGCGTATGGAGTTGCCCCCAATGCCCAGCTCATGGAGGTCAAGGTTCTTCCGGGTGAGTTCGGATTCGGTGCCACTAGCTGGATAATAAGCGGAATGATATACGCTGCCAGTAATGGTGCGGACGTCATAAGCATGTCCCTCGGCGGCGGAGGCGAGATAAACGACGGTATAGAGAGCCCGGAGAACTTCTACGTTAACTTACTCACCAACAAGTACGGTGTCACCTTCGCCATAGCCGCAGGAAACGAGGGCCCGACCACCAACACCGTCCACTCTCCGGGTGACAGCGACCTTGCCATAACCGTCGGCAACTACGTGGACAACGAGAGGGAATCCTTCTGGTACGGGGTTGATATGGGCATAATCTCCGGTCCGGCTATGAGTTCCAGTAGGGGTCCGAGGGATGACGGTATGCTCGACCCCGACGTCATGGCTCCAGGTACCGACATATTCTCCAGCCTCCCGATGTGGTACACCGCCCTCTACGGCAACCCGTACAGGTACTATGGGATATGGAGCGGTACCTCGATGGCCACCCCGCACGTCAGCGGTGCCGTTGCCCTGATGGTCAGTTACGCCAAGCAGCACAACATCACCTACAACCCGATCATGCTGAAGCGCGTTCTTGAGCTCAGCGCCAAGCCCGTTAACGGGACCCTCATCGACCAGGGCTTCGGCCTCATACAGGTGGACAAGGCCATCGAGGAGCTTGAGAATCTCAGCCAGGAGCCGACCACCTACATTTTCGCCGGAACCACCTACACCGGCTTTAAGAACCCGATCGGTGTCCCGACAATCCCGATATCACTAGCTTACGTTGACTCCAACGGCTACTTCCAGAACGTGTTCGGCTTCCCGTACCTCTATCGGGGAGTCTACATAAGGAACGAGTACCCGGGAAGCGTCCCGATATACTTCTACCCGATGGACTACGTTCAGGACTATGGCCTCAACTACACCGCCTCGGAGAAGGTGTACAAGATAAGCACCAACGTTGACTGGATAATACCCAATACCACAGAGGTTGTTGCGGGCAACGTTACCTTTGGACGGTTCTCCATCAACATTGACTACTCCAAGCTCCAGAAGAGCGGAACCTACGTTGGACTCGTCTACATCGACGACCCCGACACCAGCTACATAGACGGTTACGTGGCTGTCACCGTCGACATTCCGGTGAACCCGAACGGTGAAAGCCATGCCAAGCTCTCCGACACCGAGAAGCCTGGTGAAGCCAAGCACTACTTTGTCAAGATCCCGCGTGGCACTAGGGAGCTCCGCGTCACCCTCCGCGTTCCTGCCGACGCAAACGGTACACCAATGGGCAGGACGACCCTCCTCATCGCCAGGCCGCTTGGTGAGGTCGTTGCTTCATACGTTCCGGGCTACTACTACGTCGGGGCCAACCCCGCGGGAAACGTCTACGAGTACACATGGGTTGTTCCTGACCCTGTTGAGGGGACCTGGGAGATAACGGCCTACTCTAGCATATTCGCCAAGTACTGGAGCGGCTACGACACCTCTCAGTACGAGATTGAGGTCAGCTTGTCTTCTGTATCTGTCACCCCGGAGATAGTCTACAGGGATGTTAAGGGGCCAATAAACACTACGGTTCAGGCGACGTTCACCAACGGATATACAACCTTCAACGCAAGTGTCACTGGATATGGTATGGGCAGACTTGATCTTGCCCCAGGACAGATCAGAAATGTCAGCCAGGACGAATGGGATCTCGTGGGAGCATTGTACGTCGATCCAACCACATACTTCATCAGGTTTGGAATTACCCAGCCGGAAGACCCCACCGCTGACCTCGACCTGTACGTTTACTACTTCCCAACCCTAGAGGACCTCATCAACTTCACCAACTACGTCGAGTATACCGACCAGATAGGGCCGACCAGTGACGAGGTCTTCGAGCAGTTCATGCCAGAGCCCGGTTACTACCTCGTCAAGGTCTATGGCTGGGACACCGCCGGCTACGATCCGATACACTACACCTTCTACTACCAGATGCTCAATGATACGGGCGACGTTTCGGTAGACTCGACACCTTTCGAATTTGCGCAGGGTGCTTCGATGAATGTCAACGCCGAAGTGTCGCTCCATGACAATGGAACATACCTCGGTGTGATCGGACTAACTAACATCGAGACCAATAACGTCCTTACGTATGTGCCCCTCGTGATGCAGGTGGGACAGCCGAGTATGACGATGATAGTCAGTGACAACGCCACACTTGGTAAGATGTCAGTACTCCAGATTAAGCTCATTGACCCGGTAACTGGGAAAGCTATCCACTCCCCGACAAAGGTTGTCATTAACGGGAGGCCATACTATACTGACAACGGTTACGTAGTAATGTACTTTGTGCCGACGTCAACTGAGGAAACATTCGATGTCCAGGCTATCAATGAAATGTACATGGACATCGTAACGACCATCAAAGTTAAGGCCGCTGAGCCTTTCACAGAGACAGTTAAGTCCACTAAGGATATCTCCTCCAGCATTGTGGAAGGAAACGCCACGATTATTAAAGAGCCTGAGGTAAAGGGTACAACCGTTACCTTAACAGTCAACGGAACCACAAATACTACTTCAACGGTAATGGTAGTCCTGCCTAAGGGTGCTGAGGTTACACAGATAAACGTTGAACCAGAGGGACACCTTGTCGACTGGTGGACTGAGGACGGCGAGAAGGCGACTTACCTCTTCGTGAAGGTTAGATTTGCATCCCCCGTCACTGTATCAGTAAAGTACAGTATGCCTCCTAAGATCTCCATCCCGACCCTCAACTTCCTCGGCTACCGCTACTACCACATGTACCTCCAGCAGTTCAATGAGCTCTACCAGAAGGCCCTCGAGCTCGGTGTCGATAACGAGACCCTCCAGGAGGCCCTCAGCTACAATGAAACCGCCGCAGAGTACTACAAGACTGCAGAGGAAATTGCAGGCGGCAATCTGCTGATCAACCTCGGGGACATCAAGCTGCTCCTGCCGCTGAGACAGGCATATCTCCACGAGATGAAGGCAGTGAAGATACTCCAGAAGGCCGTTGAGGAGATTGAAAACTCCGAGGGCTGA
- the ppsA gene encoding phosphoenolpyruvate synthase produces MSEYKFIRWFEDLRKTDVPLVGGKGANLGEMTNAGIPVPPGFCVTAEAYKYFVENVKLEDGTVLQDWIMGVIAETNVDDSKQLQENTAKIRQKIIELPMLPEIAQEIEDAYKKLSARYNKDAVYVAVRSSATAEDLPEASFAGQQETYLDVYGVDDVIDKVKKCWASLWTARATFYRAKQGFDHSKVYLSAVVQKMVNSETSGVMFTANPVTNDRSEIMINAAWGLGEAVVSGSVSPDEYIVEKGTWKIKEKYIAKKEVMVVRNPETGKGTVYVKVADHLGPEWVEKQVLTEEQIIEVAKIGAKIEEHYGWPQDIEWAYDKDDGKLYIVQSRPITTLKDEVKTEEAEMTEEMNVLLKGLGASPGVGAGKVVVIFEASEIDKVKEGDVLVTTMTNPDMVPAMKRASAIVTDEGGRTCHAAIVSRELGIPAVVGTKEATKLLKDGMLVTVDGTRGVVYEGIVKSLVKKEEEEKAGGQVVVAGAPLVTATEVKVNVSMPEVAERAAATGADGVGLLRAEHMILGIGAHPIKFIREGKEEELVEKLVEGIRTVVEAFYPRRVWYRTLDAPTNEFRELPGGEEEPDERNPMLGWRGIRRGLDQPELLRAEFKAIKRLVDEGYDNIGVMLPLVSHPEQVRKAKEIALEVGLVPHKDVEWGVMIETPASALIIEDLIKEGLDFVSFGTNDLTQYTLAIDRDNERVFKLYDEKHPAVLKLIENVIKTCKKYGVETSICGQAGSDPRMVKLLVRLGIDSVSANPDAVELVRKTVAREEARLRLEAARKALRE; encoded by the coding sequence ATGAGCGAATACAAGTTTATAAGATGGTTTGAGGACCTCAGGAAGACCGACGTTCCCCTCGTCGGTGGAAAGGGTGCCAACCTCGGAGAAATGACCAACGCGGGAATACCCGTCCCGCCCGGATTCTGTGTTACCGCCGAGGCCTACAAGTACTTCGTCGAGAACGTTAAGCTTGAGGACGGTACCGTTCTCCAGGACTGGATTATGGGCGTCATCGCCGAGACCAACGTCGATGACAGCAAGCAGCTCCAGGAGAACACCGCCAAGATCAGGCAGAAGATAATCGAGCTCCCGATGCTCCCCGAGATCGCTCAGGAGATTGAGGACGCTTACAAGAAGCTCAGCGCCAGGTACAACAAGGACGCCGTTTACGTCGCCGTTAGGAGCTCCGCTACCGCCGAGGACCTTCCGGAGGCTTCCTTCGCCGGCCAGCAGGAGACCTACCTCGACGTCTACGGCGTTGATGACGTTATAGACAAGGTTAAGAAGTGCTGGGCCAGCCTCTGGACAGCCAGGGCCACCTTCTACAGGGCCAAGCAGGGCTTCGACCACAGCAAGGTCTACCTCAGCGCCGTCGTCCAGAAGATGGTCAACAGCGAGACCAGCGGTGTCATGTTCACCGCCAACCCGGTCACCAACGACAGGAGCGAGATAATGATCAACGCCGCCTGGGGCCTCGGTGAGGCCGTCGTCAGCGGCAGCGTTTCCCCGGACGAGTACATCGTCGAGAAGGGCACCTGGAAGATAAAGGAGAAGTACATCGCCAAGAAGGAGGTCATGGTCGTCCGCAACCCGGAGACCGGCAAGGGCACCGTTTACGTCAAGGTCGCCGACCACCTCGGCCCCGAGTGGGTTGAGAAGCAGGTTCTCACAGAGGAGCAGATCATCGAGGTCGCCAAGATCGGTGCCAAGATCGAGGAGCACTACGGCTGGCCGCAGGACATCGAGTGGGCCTACGACAAGGACGACGGCAAGCTTTACATCGTCCAGTCCAGGCCGATCACCACCCTTAAGGATGAGGTTAAGACGGAGGAGGCTGAGATGACCGAGGAGATGAACGTCCTTCTCAAGGGTCTTGGAGCTTCACCCGGTGTTGGTGCCGGTAAGGTTGTCGTCATATTCGAGGCGAGCGAGATCGACAAGGTCAAGGAGGGCGACGTCCTCGTCACCACCATGACCAACCCGGACATGGTTCCGGCCATGAAGAGGGCCAGCGCCATCGTTACCGACGAGGGCGGAAGGACCTGCCACGCCGCCATCGTCAGCCGTGAGCTCGGCATCCCGGCCGTCGTCGGTACCAAGGAGGCCACCAAGCTCCTCAAGGACGGCATGCTTGTCACCGTCGACGGTACCAGGGGTGTCGTCTACGAGGGCATAGTCAAGAGCCTCGTCAAGAAGGAGGAGGAAGAGAAGGCCGGAGGCCAGGTCGTCGTTGCCGGTGCCCCGCTCGTCACCGCCACCGAGGTCAAGGTCAACGTCTCCATGCCGGAGGTCGCTGAGCGCGCTGCAGCCACCGGCGCCGACGGTGTCGGTCTCCTCAGGGCCGAGCACATGATCCTCGGCATCGGTGCTCACCCGATCAAGTTCATCAGGGAGGGCAAGGAGGAGGAGCTCGTCGAGAAGCTCGTCGAGGGCATCAGAACCGTCGTCGAGGCCTTCTACCCGAGGCGCGTCTGGTACAGGACCCTCGACGCCCCGACCAACGAGTTCCGCGAGCTTCCGGGCGGAGAGGAGGAGCCGGACGAGAGGAACCCGATGCTCGGCTGGAGAGGAATCAGGCGCGGCCTCGACCAGCCGGAGCTCCTCAGGGCCGAGTTCAAGGCCATCAAGAGGCTCGTCGACGAGGGCTACGACAACATCGGCGTCATGCTCCCGCTCGTCAGCCACCCCGAGCAGGTCAGGAAGGCCAAGGAGATCGCCCTTGAGGTCGGCCTCGTTCCGCACAAGGACGTCGAGTGGGGCGTCATGATCGAGACCCCGGCCAGCGCCCTCATCATCGAGGACCTCATCAAGGAGGGCCTTGACTTCGTCAGCTTCGGTACCAACGACCTCACCCAGTACACCCTCGCCATCGACAGGGACAACGAGCGCGTCTTCAAGCTCTACGACGAGAAGCACCCGGCCGTTCTCAAGCTCATCGAGAACGTCATCAAGACCTGCAAGAAGTACGGCGTCGAGACCAGCATCTGCGGCCAGGCCGGCAGCGACCCGAGGATGGTCAAGCTCCTCGTCAGGCTCGGCATCGACAGCGTCAGCGCCAACCCGGACGCCGTCGAGCTCGTCAGGAAGACCGTCGCCAGGGAAGAGGCCAGGCTCAGGCTTGAGGCCGCCAGGAAGGCCCTCCGCGAGTGA
- a CDS encoding glycosyltransferase family 39 protein yields MEKKSLIFIVPFLLALCVSMLTMPQSNTITYDGALYIDIARNLAEDITDFTYQGIYMMYRPPLYPYTLSLPYRSIHEPYSQLTVARTVSMLFFALTAALTYLLAVEMFGDPFKGIAASLFYIFNPLAFTMATRELVHSEFTFFYTLAVYLFYTGRKRGAPYRIYLSFVSAGLAILTRYTGLSILGVFIAYLWLTDHWEWVKKREYWVGFILLGFTLAPWLYMGHLHYGGPFRPFSVASRVVTLDRPVSVSDYLHLLREDVGLLLPALAALGFIRLKKNDEGWLLISWLFVGLMGILTVTHKETRFITFLSPAIGILAAEGVWLAGDIITAVSERTGGRIGAGRTALVVLILALILTVPIATRAGGLKETWNKFGRYQSEVIGYAVINYDGERILVSPDMYTVAGFYYPHAAVEMLLDRKSVRDKISQGYYDTVILKEPTDHLNIDESGNYDLALEFYDGKFKIYIKKKD; encoded by the coding sequence ATGGAAAAGAAGTCACTGATATTCATAGTCCCATTCCTCCTGGCCCTGTGCGTCAGCATGCTGACGATGCCCCAGTCAAACACAATAACATACGACGGCGCGCTCTACATAGACATAGCAAGGAACCTCGCGGAGGACATCACGGACTTCACATACCAGGGAATCTACATGATGTACCGGCCGCCGCTCTATCCCTACACCCTCTCGCTTCCATACCGCTCCATCCATGAGCCGTACTCACAGCTCACCGTTGCCCGGACAGTTTCGATGCTGTTCTTCGCATTAACCGCAGCGCTGACCTACCTGCTCGCGGTGGAAATGTTCGGGGACCCCTTCAAAGGCATCGCCGCGAGTCTGTTCTACATCTTCAACCCCCTGGCGTTCACCATGGCAACCAGGGAGCTCGTGCACAGCGAATTTACATTCTTCTACACCCTGGCGGTCTATCTGTTCTACACAGGCAGAAAGCGGGGCGCCCCATATAGGATATACCTATCCTTCGTATCCGCGGGCCTCGCCATCCTGACCCGCTACACCGGGCTCTCCATACTCGGAGTATTCATAGCGTATCTGTGGCTCACAGACCACTGGGAATGGGTCAAAAAGAGGGAGTACTGGGTTGGCTTCATCCTCCTCGGCTTCACCCTCGCCCCCTGGCTTTACATGGGGCACCTGCACTACGGCGGTCCCTTCAGACCGTTCAGTGTGGCATCGAGGGTGGTGACGCTCGACAGGCCCGTTTCGGTTTCGGACTACCTGCACCTGCTCCGTGAGGACGTTGGCCTTCTGCTCCCGGCACTCGCAGCCCTGGGCTTCATCAGGCTCAAAAAGAATGATGAGGGCTGGCTGCTCATAAGCTGGCTCTTCGTGGGACTCATGGGAATACTGACGGTCACCCACAAGGAGACGCGCTTCATAACATTCCTCTCACCGGCGATTGGGATACTGGCGGCGGAGGGAGTGTGGCTGGCCGGGGACATCATCACGGCAGTCTCCGAGAGGACGGGAGGGAGAATCGGGGCAGGCCGCACGGCCCTTGTCGTTCTCATCCTGGCGCTGATACTAACGGTGCCAATAGCCACCCGGGCGGGGGGATTAAAGGAGACGTGGAACAAATTCGGGAGATACCAGTCGGAGGTCATAGGCTACGCCGTGATAAACTACGATGGGGAAAGAATCCTCGTCTCACCCGACATGTACACGGTGGCGGGCTTCTACTACCCCCACGCCGCCGTGGAGATGCTGCTCGACAGGAAGAGCGTCCGCGACAAAATCTCGCAGGGGTACTACGACACCGTTATACTGAAGGAGCCAACGGACCACCTCAACATCGATGAGAGCGGAAACTATGACCTAGCCCTGGAGTTCTACGACGGAAAGTTCAAGATATACATCAAAAAGAAGGATTAG